In Thunnus albacares chromosome 1, fThuAlb1.1, whole genome shotgun sequence, the DNA window CGCTAGCAtcctgacagacacacacacacacacaaataaacttgaacaCATACTGTGACAGATGGTTactgttgtgtgtatgtatgcagaGTCagcctctgtgtttgtgtatgtccATGTGTTTAAGTACCTTCAGAGGGCTCCACGCCAGCAGCTGATGTCTTATGATGGGGTTCAGCAACTTGGGCAGACACAGAGCGATGTAGGCATTTTGGTATGAGTCAGAATAGGATCCTCTCCATTCTTCAAAGCGAGACAGAATCTTTTTCACGTCACAGAACTCGTCCTGGACATCAGAAAACACTGCCTGGGACTTCAACATGATATCAGCTGGAGAGGGAGCCGAGAGGGAGAAGTAAAAGAGAGTCAGACAAAGTAGCAGAGGGATCACATAACTCAGCCTGGACAGTGGGAGCCCTGactgataaaacagaaaaacagtaggAGAGAGTTTATGTGTAGCAGGTAGAACGGGGAAAGCATGGGAGAAGTGACACTGGTTAAATTTGATCTTGCAACAATGTTAATCCATTGTTGGACTATACAGTAGTGTGAGCTAACACTCAACTATTGTTGAGTATTACCTGAATTACTTAATGAAATATTGTGATTGACagtggttttttttattatgaaacTTAATAGGTTGAAGTTTTTAGTAAAACTGAAAGCTAAACACACTGATTTCTTCCTCACCTTTCTGCTTCTGCAGctgttcttcctcctctgctgaaGGCTGTGTGTCTTCAGGTATATCAGAGTCTTCCTCAGTTTTAACACCAATGTCTGTCTCGCTGCAACATATGAGGCAAATATTTCACAGACCTTGTAAAcgcctctttttgttttattttttactggaTGGATTTTATTAAATTCATTTTGTAAGTATATATAATTTACTATTACAGCAGTCTTGTTGtttatatacagaatatattaaatataatacatGAAATAATTCATAACAAAAGAAGGAAACTTTATtatgaaagatatttttatttgactCACCCTTGAGTCTCTGCTCCATTGGGAGAGCTTCTGCTCTGCTCATCTGTACGATCTACAAGTGAGATGGAAAAATACAGTTAATGTGGAGACCATTTCACCTTCAACTGCCAGGGcatcttaaaattacatttctttcCATGACTTTTCACAACCACACCAGAGAGCTGTGGCCTAAAAATGTTACTCCTGGGGAACCAATGTAAACTTTTCTTGTATCTTGTGGGTGGTGCAGTGACCCCATAGAATCACTGAAAGAGTTAGCCGACATTCAAATGTAGATTTAAAAAgtctaaaacattttaagtattTCACTCATCAGGATCTTAACTTTGTGGTTAAAATGTAGATTCTTATTTACTAGGATCTAGAATAACAAGAAACATATAATccatttgaaattaaaaaacgCAAGCAATATTTCCAGTTTTATCACAAatgcgcgtgcacacacacacacacacacacacacacacacacacacacacaaatatcacTCACAACTGAGCTGCTGCAGGCGCTCAGCCTGCTCCTTGATCTTCTGTCGTCTCTGAGCCAACAGCTCCTCCATCTGGTCAGACAGCAGAGTGTGCAGCTCCAGTTCCAATGAGTTGATCTCAACAACCTGTAGTCAACAAAGTGTCTACAGTCAGCAAATTAACAATCTATTCATCAAAAAAGATGCATTCATACAAGTTCCtttttgacattgttttttgGCCCAGGAGTAGAGCCAAAACTGTTCCAATCAAAGTGGTGTTCAACAAAACTGTCTGACAGAACTCTcctgatggagagagaaagtgtaatataaaatatatttaacctTAACATTACTGAAACATGCTGAAACCATGGTCTCACCAGTTACCACTCATCAACATTGTCTACAAAAGCCTGAAGCCTGGTAACCAgttctaaaaatgtaaaacttccTGTCAGGCCCTTCCCTCTTTGCACCTTCCATCACAGGTACTCTGCTATTTAATAAgctgtaattattttcttgaccTATTTCCTTTTATGTGATGGTTAACTGCAGAGATAAACAGAGTCAATCTGTTAATCTCTTACCTTCTCCCGTAGACACTCCACCAAGTTGTGGGCATAGAGGGTCATGGACCTGTAAAACCTGAGCTGGCTCTCTGAGGAACTTTCCTCCAGAATCTCTGCAGAGCTTCTAGCGTTTTCAACATCACCCTCCATCCTGCTCAGCTCAGCTCGCCGCGCTCTGTGCACCTCCTTCAGGGAGTCCAGTCTGGAGAGAAAAacggagtgttgcattatgtATGATTATGACACATGTGCTGCTtagaaatgtgaaataataaaattaagtGACTGGAAAATGTATCAGAAAATACAACTATggaaaagttcattcttgactttgggAAAAGTATTAAGAAATATTATTGCTCGAATCATATGTGATAAAAATTTGATCCAAGACGGTTATATCAAATATGTCAAATTAATGACATGGTTAAGGCAAATAAAGCTAAAGGAAACTTACTTTCCAGTGATCCTCTTCTTCACCATTGAGACAGTGATGGAAGGAAGTGTCTCTGGGATCCTGGCCCCTGctgatttcttcttttgtctttgtctgcttCGCCTGTTgcgactgctgctgctgctgctgtagctgcTATAGCTGCTGGATTCACTGCCAGAAGGACTCTGAGTgcaagaagaaaaggaagagaaaatgaaggatGTCAAAACTTCAGTACAGAGAAGAGTTGCTGATGGGGGAAACTGTTGATACTAGTATGACAAAATCACAACAGCAGAATGCCTGATATAGTAACAGATGGATTAAGAAACAAAAActataaagagagagaaagacttacataaaagaaaataggaaagaaagagcaggaagaaaatgaaaaggatgTTTCATGGACTTTCTTACTTGTCCGCCTGGTCGTCTCTTGACACCCTTCCCAATTTGTGTCTCCTCCCAAAGTTCCTGCTCCTCTTCATCAGATCCTGACAGACTGCCATCACTTCCTCCTggatggcacaaacacacacacttgaaggAACACATTCCCACAACTTGGTGCAAAACAGACAGGCCTAtcataatgtaatataattcCTAAAATACACCTAACAATAAAGATCAACTTTCATATACTCTTAATCTTCTCTTCTTTTgcctctgtccttctctcttccCACATATTCccttctctccttttcctctcccctcctctccacctACTTTTCTCTCAGGCACTCTCTCCCTATGCTCACCCTTCACCCTCCGTCTTCTTCTCTAGTCCACACCTCCTCTACTaacctctctctccttctccccctTCCACCCCATCTCCCCTTATGTCCATCTCTCTCATACCAAGTTTCTCAGCAATCCTCTCTCTGATGCTTTTTAATCGTGGGGCGAACTCGATTCTTCTCTCATGATCGTCTGGCTCATCATCGTCATCGTCAATTCTGTCTTCATCGTCATCACCCTCCCTGCTGTAGTGATCTGGGGTGCTGCCTGCGGAGCTCTGGCCATCTTTACTCAGGGGCAAGAACTCTTTCTGGGATCGTGCGGCACGACGCTGCCTCCTGGCTGCCTCAATGTCCTTAGAATTAGGGATAACagctgaagacaaaacaaatgcGCAGAATATTAATGCAGGAACATGAATGGCTGACAAACAAACAGCCAATGGGCACTGTGAGCATGAATGTAACATCCAACAAGTTTATTGCACACACTAATACAATATTTTCCCCATATCATGCAGCACTAATAAGCAATGTGCTGTAGCTTTTATCTATTCTTAAAACTTTAgcgcacacacaccaacatttATACATAACATACACCCACCAATACACATACCTGGTTTAGTAGCAGAGTAGCTGGAGACTGAGCTAGATGAGGGAGACCTGGAaccaccttcatcatcatcatcatcatcatcatcatcgtcgtcgtcatcatcaCTATGGCGAAGACTACGTGGTGAAGCCTGGCTGCCATAATCTTGCCTGGGAGAACCAGATTGTGGGACACCTCCACCGGCTGGTACTGGGAGTGAGGACAGGGATAAGACATGTCAATATGAAAACTTTCAAAGTATGGTGCTGTTGGCTGATATTATCATCTAGATAAATagtgaaataaaatttaaaaatgttttcatttaagtcCCCCTCcgctcaaaaatgtattttcttcttgttccctcagttgaatgttttgagcttcactgtgcagaatgatgtgtgcagaaggctgttttcacgtTCATCTGCTGAGGGTGGAAAGTCTCTCTGTGTACtgacaagcatgatttgtgacgtcacaaatagtttggagccaatcatggttcAGTATACAAATTATACAAGTGCGATGTGGAAAGTTGAatcctccagtgcacaaacactgacaattGACTTTTCAGTGAGGTAGGAGACATCTTTTGTCCAGTAGTacttttgaaataaatgatatttgcatatttatggattctgttttttttccactcagggagaaggagtaggagtaattttaagaatttttatcTAAGtaattaaacctgtttttttgttttcttaggACAAACCATATCAGACccaatttattattatattactggCATTCGTATTTTTATCGGTATATATaaagtatcagtcaaaagtttggacacaccttcccattgaATCCCCTGCCAACACCCATCCATATCAATAACACCCTGTCTTCTACCTCATACTCTAGTGAGAGTGAGAGTTATGATTTGTGTGAGTAACACAACATCTATCATAGGGACCTGTTGGTGTATAACGGTCCTGCGCCTACACATCCAGGGAGGTACTTACCAGTACTGTGGGTACTCCTGGCAGGTGGAGCCTCCTTCTTCCTTACTTGGAACAGCACAGCTTTATCAGATGACTTCTTCAGTCTAAACTCTGGTTCCAAGGCTGAatcagtaaaaagaaaatcagagatTCAATAGGGGTGATGGGACTAAAATCTACTGACATACAGTGAACCTGGGACTTTTGGGGCCCTGCTGGGCAGTTGACACAGATGATGGAGACACTGTAATTGACAATAAAGTCATATAACAAGAATTATGATCAAGTATATTCTGTCAGtatatcttcttcttttgaGCTTTATAAACAAACTACGAATCCTCTTCCATTCTGGCAACTTAAGGCAAATAAattgtgtttcctttttcctcGGACGTTGCTCTAACGTCTGCTGTCGTTAAGTAAACGTTTGACTGGAGTTCATCTTTGTAATGCTGACTTCAATACCCAACTTAAACTCAGTTACCTTCTTTGTCCTCAGAGAAACTGAGGACAGcggtttttttcttcttaaccTCGTCTttgtctttcctcctcttttctttctccgcTGTCAGTTCCAGCTTCTCCCCGTCCTCTCCGTCACTGCTACCCGGCTTCGGAGGCGTCGATTCCCGCTTGGAACTGCAAGAGATGCCGCGGCCATGGGCCACTTTGGACGGCTTATTTGCCACAACTGCTGTTTTTTCGCTCTCCCTTCCATCTCCCCCGCTCTGCTGCTCTTCTCCCTCATCACTGGAGTCTCCTTTTCTCTGCCGAAAGTTCCTCCGGGGCTTTTTGTTGAACATAGCGATCTACCAACCATAGACTATGTGGTAACAGCTAAACAGGTAGCTGGGTCGCAAAGTAGAACTAAACGTCGTACGTCAAGTCGCCGAATGGAACGTAAAGTAACCGCAATGCATTATGGGTCATGTAGTGTGAATCCGCCAAACGATACAGGCAGGTCTTTACAACTTTTCAGACTTTTAAATTATATAATGaattaaacattgttacatATGGTAGTAAACTATAATGCAGGTTCCACTACTACGGTTAGGCCATACTTATCGGGACCACTTGTTCTTCTACATAAATAGGCATAGTATTAGtgagaaattaataatgtatgGCTGTCGGTACAGGAGATTATATCTGGTAAATTGTAACTTAAACCAGAATCGGGCGAGTCAAGGAATATGACTTTCTGTCCTTATACCAACTTATGACAACGTTAGAGTAAACGAAGTGACTGTGTGACttcacatgattttttttaaagactagTTCCTATATCGCCGTCTCCCTTATCTTTCCCCCATCAATTgttctccctctccatctgctGAACTTTTATTCCTCcccgtctctctcctcccctcagcGGACGGTCAGCCGTTAACAGCAGGCAACCGATCACTCGCAGTCAGCCATGTTGTTGGTGTGACACACTGAGCTGTCAGCAACAGGTTCTCTTGAGTTGTAACTCAACGCTGCTAAACTTGAACATTTCTGGGACAGTTTTCTGCTCACCTCGGATACAAAACTCTTCGGTGTGTCCGGGAAACCGTTCAGAAGTGGTGGATGATAACTGCAGGCCCCTCGAAAGCTCGGAAGTTGGTGTTTTTCTGGTCGTTGGTGGCACGCAAGCGAAACTGCTTATCTAAGCATGAGTGTAAGTTTGATATTGTTATGGTAACGTTTCCCTTGAGTGTTTAAATGTCTCATATAGGTTTTTACACTATATATCGTTTCCTCTGTTAATGTTTGTCTTCACCGATGCCAGAATGTGAAACTAAATCTTAAAAGGGGAATGATGCTGATGTCCTCACAACAACCTAGGATGGGAGTTAGCTAGCTAAGTTATATGATTTCAGAAAATAGGAGCTGGATGTTATTGATACGTAGACGAGGGATATTTATTGCTACTTTAGTAAAGTGAGCCAAGGCGAGCGCATAGGTGGCAAGTTTGTAAAGGCAGATTTGCAGGAAAGTCTCCTAAATTCCTCTCGGTTGAAACTAGTTGAGCAGGTTGCAGCCAGGCTGGTGACAAGTGATCAGGGAATGTTACTCTATCGGTTTATCACAGACAGATAGAGGGAGGTATAAGTTAGTTTTAGACTGTGAATGATGACAATCTGTGGGCCTCAATAGAGTAGGACTACTCAgtaatgtctttattttgagATTTTGATATATATAATTGGTCCTTAGTTGGTCTCTTGGTACAGCAATTATCCAAAAAAGACATAATCAGAGCTCCCAGAGAGCAAGCATCACCCCCAACATTACTGAAAGTTACAAGCAACCCAGAGCAGAGTAGAGCTGGTGtccatattattatatttatccTATAGTAATTGataatttttatgtaaaaaatggATTTTGCTTAGTACTGTAATTGTAAATGTGATGCTCAGTGCAAATACTGACATccaaaaatgcagttttaatagtGCCCGATTTTATTGTGTCTTCATTTATTGGAGGAGATCAGATGAattaatttcaaatgaaaagtgacaaagtTCAATGTCTAATTGCCTAAAAATCTTCCCTGTTAAGTGCAGCAGTATGAAATTAATGCATCATTGTCAGATGTAATGTCCATGTCCATTCCCATTCAGATTTCATGGTTAAGCAGTCTTACACTGTTAAGCTGTCTGAAATGGTGAAGCTCAGAGTCTTAGTCTTAGTCAGAGTCTCTTTTTCAATATTCTTGTTTTCATGGAAAGATAATATTATGGTATTAATATGAGTATTGACTTGGAGAAGAAATAAGGGTGAGAGAGTGAATTTCTCAGTGCAGTGTACAGCATAATAATTCAGTATGAAAGGCCTCCTGATGCGAGACACATGATGAAGAGCCTACAGAGGATGGGGAGTATCCACTGTTCTGTCAGAAAAGGGAGATTCCACATGTAGTCAAGCCAGCAAATATTGCCCTGGTCTCAATAGCGTGCATGCATATGCAGCTGTTAAAGTTGTGTGCTTGTGCGTCTTTGCTCTGACACACAATGACACATTCACAgtcatgcacatacagtagcttAGTAGGCTGAAGGCTTGGCGAATAGCAATTTTTGCAGCGTCTCTGTCGCTGCCAGTAATGTAACAGACTCGCCGGTTTCGCCTGCAACAGCTTCCTTTATGGCCTCACAACtagctgtctgtgtttttcataGTGAACATACGCCCAGACTTCATTTTCTTCTACCACTATTATGTGATTATTGGCCAGCATAGCAGTATCATAAAAAAGGGATAGTTCCCCTCAACTGATCAGCCTGGTTTTAACCCACATATTTGTAAATGTCCACTAGTCTGAAGCATCGTCAAGGCAAGACACTCAATGCCTGCCAGCCgcagctgacctctgacctgagatgatgatgatgatgatgatgatgatgatgataatgatgaaacacatgtacatatatacacagcACAGCATGAATGAGCCAGTTTTAAGTCTTGTTCATATTACAGAGTTTATCAGAGAACTTTCTTAAGTCCTGTCATATCCTGATATACAATATGGACAAACCAGGGCGGGGCAAATCGGACTGTAGGACGGAGAAGCATGCCTTGCCTCTTAATAAAACAGAACTACggcaaaacaaacagcattaaTCAAACCCAATCTGAAACACTTGGAGAAGGCCCTTGCAACactttctcagtgtgtgtgggtgatgTAACAAGGCCAGCTCAAGAGACTATTAGAGCTTTGTCACAATAGACAACTTTAACATGTCATAACAGGAAAAGcgcaggtgtaattaataacattaatcacGGTTGTGTTCAGTTTACATGTGCAGATTTCAGGGCACTCATATTGTGCACGCTGGCTCACTGGCTTTGCTTTGCTGGCACACCGAAATGGACCAGAGTCATCATTAATGCTATTAGTAAGACCTGTCccactatgacaagtcaaaatgtctgctgtgtaaAAGGTCTGTACTGTAGTGGGAAGGAACAGGGAAGATCCACAGtcataaaaaagagagaggaatgagGAGACAGATAGTGAACCAGAGGATCATGGGTGATTTTACTGTATGTAGAGataacagacacaaagagggaaagagagagtcGCAGGGCAGCGAGAACATTGTGGATGGAGTTGATGTCATTGGTGTGAGGTCAGCGAGCGAGGCGGCTGAAAATCAATCATTTCTTATAACAACACGAGCCGGCCGGGCGGTGCTGGTTTCTGAACAGAGTAGGAATGAGGACAGGCCAGGGTCACACGACTGGTAGAGTGTAGATTTAGGGGCAAAGAGGCAG includes these proteins:
- the gcfc2 gene encoding GC-rich sequence DNA-binding factor 2 is translated as MFNKKPRRNFRQRKGDSSDEGEEQQSGGDGRESEKTAVVANKPSKVAHGRGISCSSKRESTPPKPGSSDGEDGEKLELTAEKEKRRKDKDEVKKKKTAVLSFSEDKEALEPEFRLKKSSDKAVLFQVRKKEAPPARSTHSTVPAGGGVPQSGSPRQDYGSQASPRSLRHSDDDDDDDDDDDDDDEGGSRSPSSSSVSSYSATKPAVIPNSKDIEAARRQRRAARSQKEFLPLSKDGQSSAGSTPDHYSREGDDDEDRIDDDDDEPDDHERRIEFAPRLKSIRERIAEKLGGSDGSLSGSDEEEQELWEETQIGKGVKRRPGGQSPSGSESSSYSSYSSSSSSRNRRSRQRQKKKSAGARIPETLPSITVSMVKKRITGKLDSLKEVHRARRAELSRMEGDVENARSSAEILEESSSESQLRFYRSMTLYAHNLVECLREKVVEINSLELELHTLLSDQMEELLAQRRQKIKEQAERLQQLSYRTDEQSRSSPNGAETQGETDIGVKTEEDSDIPEDTQPSAEEEEQLQKQKADIMLKSQAVFSDVQDEFCDVKKILSRFEEWRGSYSDSYQNAYIALCLPKLLNPIIRHQLLAWSPLKDASGDFENLPWFTAVETFCHGHGHEELEHTDRQTLSNVIEKTVLPKITAFVELVWDPMSLHQSVCLTDVCHRLREDYSIFEGEQSKPVKALIEAVVGRLRSCVDEDIFIPLYPKKFLEDRSSPQRCFRDQQFWTAIKLLGNMGKWDLLLPESVLMELMLDKLLNRYLMITLCSQTLSSNDVHACKKIADSLPLSWLRGEDVCLSQLQSFRNHLVQKVHTICKQQPPEDPNTRSAVVEVLQVLSRIRCHDSIMAIAEKYHYEDVIYSHQLLNQDTV